From one Lolium rigidum isolate FL_2022 chromosome 4, APGP_CSIRO_Lrig_0.1, whole genome shotgun sequence genomic stretch:
- the LOC124647338 gene encoding cyclin-A1-4-like, with amino-acid sequence MSSRVSGRRSSASATAANAGSRAPKATSKDKKRVALGNLTNVGGGKAGAADAELSSSNSVAYVKKGGIASLPSVNQERGSVTKPTSSQFDRAIAHHGSALQKENAWCPYAPGIVPTLVPPGSLPGLSDDSVSMEVENPDLKCLDNPESSAADSLQRSANDKLHISDDRDFRVSNWSCPTPMENGNTFDIDANYEDPQLCEPLACDIYKHLREAETKKRPSPDFVETTQKDIDTSMRAILIDWLVEVTDEYRLVPETLYLTVNYIDRYLSHKEISRHKLQLLGVSCLLIAAKHEEICPPQVEELCYITDNTYIKDEVLQMEASILSCLKFEMTAPTAKCFLRRFLLVSQVCHEGSALHLEFLASYISELSLLEYSLLCYVPSLIAASSIFLANFILKPTKNPWNTTLSYHTQYEPSELHDCVKVLHRLFRVGPGSKLPAIREKYSQHKYKFVAKKYCPPSIPVEFFQDASS; translated from the exons ATGTCGAGCCGGGTCTCCGGCCGCCGCTCGTCGGCGTCGGCCACGGCGGCGAACGCCGGCTCTAGAGCCCCCAAGGCGACATCGAAGGATAAGAAGCGGGTCGCGCTCGGGAACCTCACCAACGTCGGCGGCGGGAAGGCCGGCGCGGCGGATGCG GAATTGAGCTCTTCCAACTCAGTAGCATAtgtgaagaaggggggtattgcgAGCCTTCCCAGTGTGAACCAGGAACGGGGTTCTGTCACAAAACCAACTTCAAGCCAGTTTGATCGAGCAATAGCACACCACGGCAGTGCTCTTCAGAAGGAGAATGCTTGGTGCCCTTATGCGCCTGGCATTGTGCCTACGTTGGTGCCCCCTGGCAGCTTGCCTGGTCTGTCTGATGATTCTGTTTCTATGGAGGTGGAAAACCCTGACCTTAAATGCCTTGATAATCCTGAATCTTCAGCGGCAGATTCCTTGCAGCGTAGTGCGAATGATAAACTTCATATATCTGACGATAGGGATTTCAGAG TATCCAACTGGAGTTGCCCCACCCCAATGGAAAATGGCAACACCTTTGACATTGACGCAAACTACGAGGATCCACAACTGTGTGAACCTCTTGCTTGTGATATTTACAAGCACCTGCGGGAAGCTGAG ACCAAGAAAAGGCCTTCACCAGATTTTGTGGAAACCACCCAGAAGGATATTGACACAAGCATGAGGGCAATACTCATAGACTGGCTTGTGGAA GTCACAGACGAGTATCGTCTTGTTCCTGAAACCTTATACCTCACAGTCAACTACATCGATCGGTACCTTTCTCACAAAGAGATCAGTCGGCACAAGCTGCAGTTACTTGGTGTTTCCTGCTTGCTTATAGCTGC TAAACATGAAGAGATATGTCCACCCCAAGTAGAGGAGCTCTGCTACATTACTGACAATACATACATCAAGGATGAG GTTTTGCAAATGGAAGCTTCTATCCTGAGTTGCTTGAAGTTTGAGATGactgcacctacagcaaaatgttTTTTGAG GAGATTTTTACTAGTTTCTCAAGTATGCCATGAG GGCTCAGCTTTGCATCTTGAGTTCCTAGCCAGCTACATTTCTGAGTTATCACTTCTGGAGTACAGCTTACTTTGCTATGTACCTTCACTGATAGCTGCCTCTTCTATTTTCTTGGCGAACTTTATCCTTAAGCCAACCAAGAATCCTTGG AACACCACTCTTTCTTATCACACTCAATACGAGCCATCCGAGTTACATGATTGTGTAAAGGTACTGCACCGGCTTTTTCGTGTTGGCCCTGGAAGCAAGCTCCCTGCAATTAGAGAAAAGTACAGCCAACACAAG TACAAATTCGTAGCGAAGAAGTACTGCCCGCCATCAATTCCAGTCGAGTTCTTCCAAGATGCTAGCAGTTAG
- the LOC124649366 gene encoding putative ubiquitin-conjugating enzyme E2 38, translating to MDAAEYPLAQAGAPSPSSSCRAADAAAWDAVQNQKRQRCQGSSSSDKVGSCRENNSIQASEAELQNFDSSEIEDEDYYVDDDDEGCYDEDEGSDYEFDDTDFNQHLADKFDDLDLPPGVEAPVPWLQKPDDGPGNFKTMEEIEDEIGMRYKFFKQFDTVEDFSDHKYADKPVGKTGKDWTKRIQHDWKLLENDLPGSIYVRVAENRIDLLRAVMVGPQGTPYHDGLFFFDAQFPATYPSTPPVVHYHSGGLRLNPNLYACGKVCLSLLGTWEGHGCEKWNSAHSTMLQVLVSIQALVLNEQPYFNEPGYEMYADKAVGQRSSLEYNDTTFEYSCRTMLYSLRRAPQHFEDLVAGHFRERGRAILAACKYYMEGNKVGCVVPEEDDEGKELESSNAEGSSSSSSSSLVKPHSNKVELAAAAGRAVTFKAHMEVLFEELLMEFNVKGADTKKFCAEKLKKSQPTSS from the exons ATGGACGCCGCCGA gtaCCCGCTCGCGCAGGCgggcgcgccgtcgccgtcgtcgtcctgccgcgccgccgacgccgccgcctggGACGCCGTGCAGAACCAGAAGCGCCAGCGCTGCCAG GGATCCTCATCCAGTGATAAAGTTGGATCCTGTAGAGAAAACAATTCCATCCAAGCATCTGAAGCTGAGTTGCAGAATTTTGACTCTAGTGAAATTGAGGACGAAGATTattatgtagatgatgatgatgaaggctgCTATGATGAGGACGAAGGGTCTGACTATGAATTTGATGACACTGACTTCAATCAGCATCTGGCTGATAAATTTGATGATCTAGATCTGCCTCCAGGTGTGGAGGCTCCTGTACCTTGGTTGCAGAAACCTGATGATGGGCCTGGCAATTTTAAGACCATGGAAGAAATAGAGGATGAAATTGGTATGAGATACAAGTTTTTCAAGCAGTTTGACACTGTTGAGGATTTCTCTGACCATAAATATGCTGATAAACCCGTTggaaag ACAGGGAAAGACTGGACAAAACGAATCCAGCATGACTGGAAACTCCTGGAGAACGATTTACCTG GGTCCATATATGTCCGTGTAGCGGAAAATCGAATTGATCTTCTTAGGGCAGTGATGGTTGGGCCTCAGggaacaccctaccatgatggccTCTTCTTCTTTGATGCTCAATTTCCTGCTACTTATCCTTCAACTCCTCCA GTGGTACACTATCACTCGGGAGGACTTCGGCTTAATCCGAATTTGTATGCTTGTGGAAAAGTTTGCCTTAGTCTCCTAGGCACCTGGGAAGGTCATGGCTGTGAGAAGTGGAACTCAGCTCACTCAACCATGCTACAAGTGCTAGTATCCATTCAAGCTCTTGTATTGAATGAACAGCCATATTTCAATGAACCAGGATATGAAATGTATGCTGACAAGGCTGTTGGACAGAGGAGTTCCTTAGAGTATAATGATACAACATTTGAGTACTCCTGCAGGACAATGTTGTACTCGCTTCGTAGGGCTCCACAG CACTTTGAAGATCTTGTAGCCGGCCACTTTCGTGAACGTGGCCGTGCCATTCTGGCTGCATGCAAATACTACATGGAGGGTAATAAAGTTGGGTGCGTAGTTCCTGAAGAAGACGATGAGGGCAAGGAACTAGAGAGCTCAAATGCAGAAggatccagcagcagcagcagcagcagtttaGTGAAACCACATAGTAATAAGGTAGAGCTAGCTGCAGCTGCAGGTCGCGCCGTAACCTTCAAGGCGCACATGGAGGTTCTGTTTGAAGAGCTCCTGATGGAATTTAATGTGAAGGGTGCTGACACCAAGAAGTTTTGTGCtgagaagctgaagaagagccagcCGACTTCTTCTTGA